TCACTTGTCtcctcaattttttttaattaattaagtaTTGTAATAATTGTTGCTATTCAACGGGCTTAATTGTTTGCAAAATCTGTAAATGTGCAACATGTTCATGTCAGCACAGGTAATGTATCATGGTGTGGTTTCTAACAATGGTatttgtttgttagtttttaTATTGTAGGATTCAGACAGGCCCAGACCATGGCCTTTGCTATTGATGAGATCAACAGAAACTCCAACCTGCTACCTAATGTGACTCTGGGATACAGTCTTAATGACAACTGTGTCAACCTAGGAATTGGATTCCGTTCAGCTTTGTCATTAGCCAGTGGTCAAGACGAGCACTTTATATTGGATAAGACCTGTGTAGGAACCCCTCCAGTCCTTGGGATTGTGGGTGATACTTTCTCTAGTAGTTCTATTGCCATCACCGCTGTTTTAGGTTTGTACAGATTACCTATGGTAAGTTTTCCACCATGATtcttttaaagtattttaatttgaaatgcaaTGTGGACTAATCAGCCGATGAaggatttgaatgtttttaggaTGTACAGTCTGCGTCTTTCACAGGTGAGTTATTTTGCCACATGTTCGTGCCTGAGTGACCGGCAAAAGTTTCCATCCTTCTTTAGGACGATCCCAAGTGATGCTTTCCAGGTGACCATTAATCTGCAAAAtaagaatgatataaaaaaaaacactgcactgAATCATTCCTTCGAAATAACATCCCTTTACTGCaatgaaaaatatattgtttttgtaataCATGTCACATTTTTTTGCCATTGATGGAGTCGTTTGGTCTCAGATAACAAAGCTGAAAGGGACCAATTAAGCAGGTTTCCCATTGAGAGATTATTCTGGCCAGTGCATTAATCCCTCCACTCTGTATTTACCTAGGTGCGTGCAATAATTCAGATTCTCAGGCGCTTTGGCTGGACTTGGGCTGGTCTGTTGGTCAGTAAGGATGATTATGGACTCCACGCTGCCAGATCCTTCCAATCTGATCTGGCTCAGTCTGGTGGAGGTTGTCTGGCCTATTTAGAAGTTTTGCCCTGGGGCAAAGACGCAGCTGAACTAAGGAGAATTGTGGATTTGATGAGGAAATCTACAGCTCGTGTGGTCATTGTCTTTGCACATCAGAGTAACATGATTAACCTCATGGAAGAGGTTGGACTTGAATTAAAGCTTAATTATAAGTTTATATAATTCTACAAGTTAATGTTTTGATTGTCTGAAATAAGAGGGTTTTACATGCATGAATGAGATAAGACATAATTCATGTCATGACAGtatgaatttatatattttatatcatgTAATGCACAGGTGGTGAGGCAGAATGTGACAGGCCTGCAGTGGATGGCCAGTGAAGCCTGGACTGCAGGTAGTCCGCTCCAGACCCCCCACCTCATGCCGTACCTGAGTGGCACACTGGGCATTGCCATCCGTCGAGGAGAAATACCAGGATTCAGGGACTTCCTGTTAAGAATACGTCCTGACATACAACACAACAACCGCTATGGAAATAACGTGGTGAGTTTAAGTGGAGATACCCCAGGTGTAtaggttaaaatatttaactattATATATTGCCaggaaacttccccagttgataacTTATATTAGgacaattatgtttttttattacaagttttctgaaattgtatgtttgaATCTGAACATTGTATAAAGCTTAGTTCAAAattgttgtttcattttgttgacattttagaGGCAAAGGTTTTTCAAAGAAAACAGCCTTCAAAGAtatattgtaaaatgtattaCATGTTGAAGACACTCCTGGTGAATTGGGTTAAAAATCTAGGatttcaccatgaaacttcccaaGTTGATTACTTACACTAAGAcacttattttttgtattacaagttttcttaaatgttttgtttaaatatgcaaatgaggcattatctaatgataaCATTTGGTGAATTTAAGAGAAATcaacagacacatacacacgtggaaaaaattgttggtacccttccgttaaagaaagaaaaacccacaatggtcacttaaataacttgaaactgacaaaagtaacaataaataaaaatgtactcaaaatgaactaatgaaaattaGATAtcgcttttgaattgtggttcaacagaatcattttaaaaaacaaactaatgaaactggcctggacaaaaatgatggtacccttaacttaatattttattgcacaaccttttgagacAATTAATGCAAtcaagcgatttctgtaactctcaatgagacttctgcacctgtcgacaggtattttggcccactccttgtgagcaaactgctccagctgtctcgggtttgaagggtgccttatccgaatgcatgtttcagctcctttcacagatgttcaataagatttagatcagggctcatagaaggccacttcagaatagtccaaagTTTTGTTCtaagccattcttgggtgtttttagctgtgttttgggtcattatcctgtttgaggacccatgacctgcgactgagaccaagctttctgacactgggcagcacatttcgctccagaatgccttgatggtcttgagatttcattgtaccctgcacggattcaagacaccctgtgccagatgcagtaaagcagccccataacacaacttagcctcctccatgtttcacattagatacagtgttcttttctttgtattcttcatttttgcgtctgtgaacatagagctgatgggacttgccaaaaagctccagttttgtctcatctgtccaaaggacattctcccagaagctttgtggcttgtcaatatgcattttggcaaattccagtctcgcttttttatgatttgcgtcctcctcggttgtcttccattaagtccactttggctcaaacagcgacggacggtgcgatctgacactgatgtaccttgaccttggagttcacctctaatctctttggaagttgttctgggctctttggttgcCATTCGtgttatccgtctcttcaatttgtcatcaattttcctcttgcggccacgtccagggaggtaggctacagtcccgtggaccttaaacttctgaataatatgtgcaactgaagtcacaggaacatcaagttgcttggagatggtcttatagcctttacctttaacatgcttgtctataattatctttctaatctcctgagacaactctctccttagctttctgtggtccatgttcagtgtggtacacaccatgataccaaacagcacagtgactacttttcaccctttaaataggcagactgactgattaaaagtttgaagacacctgtgatgctatttacaggacacaccttagtttaacatgtccctatggtcaaattattttcaaccttttctaggggtaccatcatttttgtccaggccagtttaatttgtttgttttttaaaatgattctgttgaaccacaattcaaaagcaatgtctgattttcaatagataattttcagtgaatctttatttattattacttttggcagtttcaagttatttcagtgaccattgtgggtttttctttctttaacggaagggtaccaacaattttgtccacgtgtgtatatacaaagtgtagtaaaataaacacctaattggatgttttatttccactagtctgaaagaagacatgttatggaagcaaaatagccctaACATTTCAAAATTGACCActtcatgaaaaacaatgtttttgcctgtagtgtctcacCTTAAAATTTAAATCTGATCTGATATTTGTAAGAATAATAGAGTATGTTGTCATAATTTTTAACCCAAggtttttaatacatttcaggTAAATCAGTTTTGGGAATACACATTTCAGTGTAGATTTGCACCACCTCCAGCAGGTTGGGTGGAGACTGGGGGAGAACTATGCACTGGACAGGAAGATCTAGAGAGTGTGGAGACTGAGTTCTTGGACATTTCAAACCTCAGGCCAGAGTATAACGTGTACAAGGCTGTGTATGCTCTGGCGTATGCTCTTGATGACATGTTGCGCTGTGTGCCAGGGAGAGGGCCCTTCAGCGGATACAGCTGTGCCAGTTTGCAAAGACTGGAGCTATGGCAGGTGGGATATCAGTTTACACTCCACCTGTTCATGTGACTAAATCCTATGGTATCTTGTGGAGTAACATTTCAGGTATAGGATTAAATACAATGCTATGAGATTACTAATGTTAAAGCACATAGCAGATAGCTGAAACAATTCCCCCTACCACAAGGTGACAGCAGTGGATAATATTGTCAGGTCCGAATGTTGTTGGGGACGCAGATAGGAGCTGGTCTAGttattagaaaatattaaagataattatcaatattattaaaatTGATATTAACAAATTATCACTATATACTAATAATAACAGGGCACCAAATTACATTGGTACATAAGCTCCAAAGACATTAAAATGGCTATCAAAAGTCaataataattatcaaaataattattaattatattgaataatatgatttaatgtaTATTAAATCATTCTCGGGGCACCACTCtttgaaacaaagagaaaatgatAGCACATTAATGTAGTCTCATAGATAAGTGCcattaaatatactaaactatacattttgaactttgattaatatttaaattaataactataaccgaaatagatagtaaaggttgaagaaTATTGGAGTTCTTGACACAGCAgcggttggcattattcactcttgtacaatattaagcagaccagcatgtataatacacaaacatttatttacaagataataaaggtgtaaagcacaatattaatctaactaaataactaaactaaacatgccaaacacagtgtgtcagcatgtgtgtgtgtgtgtgtgtgtgtgtgtgtgtgtgtgtgtgtgtgcgtgtgcgtgtgcgtgtgcgtgtgcgtgtgcgtgtgtgtgtgtgtgtgagtgagagagagagaggggggggggagaaacaaagacaagatggctacttgtctcaagatgtctgcATGTGCCTACAGACAATATgacgagcactgtaaaactacaaagatggctggaCCAAAGATGGCGCCAACATGTtaccacatgacctctttgttcttcggagcacatgtgctcaggaaggTCAAAGAGGGGGGTTGATGTGGGGGTTGAGATTATCTgaatgtgtatgtttatgtttaaaactaattcacagtttatatatgcgatcttaatgtgtgtcagataatgcagtggggtagaaaagatggttagtttgcatgcaagaccttgtctatgtgaagcataaactaaccACATCAGATGTGTCAATGCCAGCTACCCAAATATCTtaactacaaataatatcacatcaatcaaactaaatgaataacattaaacatatcaatacaggtacattccGGAAATCAAAGTTGCTCAGCCTTGTTcaattgctaatgctaaggtaagcccagtacgttacaaATCCATGGAGGAAAAGGTTGCAATTCCAAGATGGAGGAGTTGGAGGAAGCAGGCTGGAGAAAGTGGTTCCAGGGTCAAAGTCTTTCTCCTTCCTGTGCTTGAATCCAGTTGTGCAGTTTGGAGGGAAACTGGTCCAGTCCTGTTACTGCAGCTTggtagcttggtgctaacttcctagCTCTTATTTCTTTAAGTTAGATGGTCAAAAAGGCAGGCACTCGCGAGCAAAGCTGCTCCTACAGCTTCTGGTCTGGAggaagagcagcagctcacctcccGCAGGTCAGCAGGGGTGGGAAGGGggtgaaggaaaaaaagaacaaaaggaaTATCCTTTGCTTTTGTCCCGGGTGAATTTCACAAGCATGTGTGAATGAGAAATaatgctacagtagccaatggctactgagctgagtccaTGGGTCAAGGATCATGTGACTGAGTTCATGTGGTCACTTGCCACCAGTCACATTGGTGAGTCCCAATAGTGTATTGAAACTGGGTATACAGCAATATCAATGACTTCACTTTAATGGAAATGCTTTGTTGGAATTGTTGATATCTTCATATGTTCATAGGTGCAGTAGGCAGGTTGATTATTGAATACTAGATACCACTGTGTTCACCATGGTCGTATAGAATTGATTTTTCATCTGTCCTTTTTGATTTTCCTCTATCCGTTATTCTGATATTCTTAGCTTGTGTATTACTTGGAAAAGGTCAACTTCACCACACCATTTGGTGATCAAGTGTCATTTGATGAGAATGGTGATGCATTACCAATATATGATGTCATGAACTGGCTGTGGCTCCCTGATGGACGAACTAAAGTTCAGTATGTGGGCGAGGTTAAAGAGTCAGCCAAAGGTGAAGAACTCACACTCGATGAAGACAAAATCTTCTGGAACTTTGAATCCAAAAAGGTTGCTTCTGCATTTTCAGACACCTACTTTGTGTACCATGCATGGCTCATTATAGCTATTTGACTCAATAACATATGTCTATTTTTTTCCCTACAGCCACCCCGGTCAGTGTGCAGTGAGAGCTGTCCTCCAGGTACCCGCATGGCCAGAAAGAAGGGGCAACCTGAGTGCTGTTTTGACTGCATCCCTTGTTCTGAGGGAAAGATCAGCAATAACACTGGTTGGTATTCAGATTTAAATATTGCAGTTTGAAGATATAATTTAAGCATTAATCTTAACAATATCAATGTTTTCTTAGACTCCATGGAGTGCACAAGTTGTCCAGAGGATTTCTGGTCCAGTCCCAAGCGTGACCACTGTGTTCCTAAGAAAATAGAGTTCCTCTCCTATCAAGAGCCTTTGGGTATCTTCCTAACAGCCACCACATTGTTGGGCACATTAATCTGTGCTGTTGTCTTGGGCATCTCCATCTATCATCGCAGCACCCCTATAATACGCGCCAACAATTCAGAACTGAGTTTCCAGCTATtgatatcacttaaattatgttTCCTCTGCTCACTATTGTTTATCGGCCGTCCCAGGATGTGGACATGCCAATTGAGACATGCAGCGTTTGGGATCAGCTTTGTACTTTGTGTCTCATGCATCCTGGTGAAAACGGTGGTGGTTCTGGCTGTGTTCAAGGCCTCCAAACCAGGAGGTGGAGCCAGTCTCAAGTGGTTTGGTGctgtgcagcagagagggaCAGTTATGGTTCTTACTTCTATTCAGGCAGCAATCTGCACTGCTTGGCTTGTCTCTGCTTCACCAGCTCCTCATAAAAACACTCAATACCACAATGACAAAATAGTTTATGAGTGTGTAGTTGGGTCCACAGTTGGTTTTGCAGTGTTACTGGGTTACATTGGCTTACTGGCTATACTCAGCTTCCTACTAGCATTCATGGCGAGGAATCTTCCAGATAGTTTCAATGAGGCCAAGCTCATCACTTTCAGCATGCTGATCTTCTGTGCTGTGTGGGTGGCCTTTGTCCCCGCTTATATTAGCTCACCAGGCAAATATGCAGATGCAGTGGAGGTATTCGCCATCCTGGCCTCCAGTTTTGGTCTCTTGGTTGCACTGTTTGGACCCAAATGTTACATAATCCTGCTGAGACCCGAGAGGAACACAAAGAAAG
The Sebastes fasciatus isolate fSebFas1 chromosome 7, fSebFas1.pri, whole genome shotgun sequence genome window above contains:
- the LOC141770804 gene encoding extracellular calcium-sensing receptor-like: MHRAGDVVLGGLFSIHLFSVFPDLSFTSEPQQPTCHSFYIVGFRQAQTMAFAIDEINRNSNLLPNVTLGYSLNDNCVNLGIGFRSALSLASGQDEHFILDKTCVGTPPVLGIVGDTFSSSSIAITAVLGLYRLPMVSYFATCSCLSDRQKFPSFFRTIPSDAFQVRAIIQILRRFGWTWAGLLVSKDDYGLHAARSFQSDLAQSGGGCLAYLEVLPWGKDAAELRRIVDLMRKSTARVVIVFAHQSNMINLMEEVVRQNVTGLQWMASEAWTAGSPLQTPHLMPYLSGTLGIAIRRGEIPGFRDFLLRIRPDIQHNNRYGNNVVNQFWEYTFQCRFAPPPAGWVETGGELCTGQEDLESVETEFLDISNLRPEYNVYKAVYALAYALDDMLRCVPGRGPFSGYSCASLQRLELWQLVYYLEKVNFTTPFGDQVSFDENGDALPIYDVMNWLWLPDGRTKVQYVGEVKESAKGEELTLDEDKIFWNFESKKPPRSVCSESCPPGTRMARKKGQPECCFDCIPCSEGKISNNTDSMECTSCPEDFWSSPKRDHCVPKKIEFLSYQEPLGIFLTATTLLGTLICAVVLGISIYHRSTPIIRANNSELSFQLLISLKLCFLCSLLFIGRPRMWTCQLRHAAFGISFVLCVSCILVKTVVVLAVFKASKPGGGASLKWFGAVQQRGTVMVLTSIQAAICTAWLVSASPAPHKNTQYHNDKIVYECVVGSTVGFAVLLGYIGLLAILSFLLAFMARNLPDSFNEAKLITFSMLIFCAVWVAFVPAYISSPGKYADAVEVFAILASSFGLLVALFGPKCYIILLRPERNTKKAIMARGIES